In a genomic window of Gossypium arboreum isolate Shixiya-1 chromosome 7, ASM2569848v2, whole genome shotgun sequence:
- the LOC108487156 gene encoding NADH dehydrogenase [ubiquinone] flavoprotein 2, mitochondrial-like, with amino-acid sequence MLSRLASQRLIEVRQASRLSAQVYRSFSTALNYHIDGPDNNPDLPWEFSEANKAKVKGILSHYPSNYKQSAVIPLLDLAHQQHGGWLPVSAMNAVAKVVGVAPIRVYEVATFYSMFNRSKVGKYHLLVCGTTPCMICGSREIEGALLKHLGVERNEVTKDGLFSVGEMECMGCCVNAPMIAVADYTNGSEGYTYNYYEDVTTQRVVEIVEMLRKGEKPPVGTQNPKRIMSGPEGGNTTLLSDPKPPPCRDLDAC; translated from the exons ATGCTTTCTCGACTTGCGTCACAGCGTCTTATCGAGGTCCGTCAAGCTTCCCGTCTATCTGCTCAG GTGTATCGATCCTTCTCCACTGCCTTGAACTAT CACATTGATGGCCCAGATAACAATCCCGACCTTCCATGGGAATTTTCAGAGGCAAACAAAGCAAAG GTCAAGGGGATATTGTCTCATTATCCATCTAACTACAAGCAATCTGCAGTAATACCTCTGTTAGATCTTGCACATCAGCAGCATGGAGGGTGGCTTCCTGTATCAGCCATGAATGCA GTGGCAAAGGTTGTGGGAGTTGCTCCTATTCGCGTGTATGAGGTTGCAACTTTTTATTCAATGTTCAACAGGTCAAAG GTTGGCAAGTATCATCTATTGGTTTGTGGCACAACACCATGTATGATATGTGGTTCACGAGAAATTGAAGGAGCCTTATTGAAACACTTGGGGGTTGAGCGCAATG AGGTAACAAAGGACGGTTTATTCTCGGTTGGAGAAATGGAATGTATG GGATGTTGTGTAAATGCTCCTATGATTGCAGTTGCTGATTACACCAATGGATCTGAAGGATATACGTATAATTACTAT GAAGATGTTACTACGCAACGAGTTGTTGAGATAGTTGAGATGTTAAGAAAAGGAGAGAAGCCACCG GTTGGCACCCAAAATCCTAAACGTATCATGAGTGGACCTGAAGGAGGAAATACCACTTTGCTAAGTGATCCAAAACCTCCGCCTTGCCGAGATCTTGATGCCTGCTAA
- the LOC108484793 gene encoding transcription factor UNE12-like isoform X1 has product MASNPNEAPADGFLDQILGLPHFAHTDTGLAGSDGGLAGAPMFLHLNSADGAGHLGRIGVGGGGAFHGQVFPLGLSLEQGKGGFLKQEEASGSGKRFREGVVDGRTASVKNVFHGQPMAGAVAAAAPHPPPMRPRVRARRGQATDPHSIAERLRRERIAERIRALQELVPTVNKTDRAAMLDEIVDYVKFLRLQVKVLTMSRLGGAAAVAPFVIDIPLSSIEDERGESGRSQPAWEKWSNDGTDRHVAKLMEENVGAAMQFLQSKALCIMPISLAKAIYDTQPPDTSSSIVKPETDPTS; this is encoded by the exons ATGGCTAGTAACCCCAACGAGGCTCCCGCTGATGGTTTCCTCGACCAAATCCTTGGGCTGCCACACTTTGCGCATACTGACACGGGCTTAGCGGGATCAGACGGTGGCTTGGCTGGAGCGCCAATGTTTCTGCACCTCAACTCCGCTGATGGAGCAGGCCATCTCGGACGAATTGGCGTCGGTGGAGGCGGTGCCTTTCACGGACAGGTTTTTCCGTTGGGATTAAGCTTGGAGCAAGGCAAAGGCGGGTTTTTGAAGCAAGAGGAAGCTTCCGGTAGCGGCAAGCGCTTCCGCGAGGGGGTGGTTGATGGCAGAACTGCTTCTGTAAAAAAC GTTTTCCATGGGCAGCCAATGGCAGGAGCAGTTGCTGCAGCAGCACCACATCCACCGCCCATGCGTCCAAGAGTGCGCGCTAGAAGAGGACAGGCCACGGATCCACACAGCATTGCTGAACGG TTGCGCAGGGAGAGAATTGCTGAAAGAATCAGGGCGTTGCAGGAACTTGTTCCTACTGTTAACAAG ACTGATAGAGCAGCCATGCTTGATGAAATTGTAGATTATGTGAAGTTCCTGAGGCTTCAAGTCAAG GTTTTGACCATGAGTAGGTTGGGGGGAGCTGCTGCAGTGGCACCCTTTGTGATAGACATCCCACTATCCTCAATTGAG GATGAAAGAGGTGAGAGTGGAAGAAGCCAACCAGCATGGGAGAAGTGGTCGAATGATGGCACAGATCGACATGTAGCTAAACTCATGGAAGAAAATGTTGGAGCTGCCATGCAATTCCTTCAATCAAAGGCTCTTTGTATCATGCCTATCTCACTGGCCAAGGCCATTTACGACACACAACCACCAGATACTTCTTCCTCTATTGTTAAGCCTGAAACAGATCCCACTTCATAA
- the LOC108484793 gene encoding transcription factor UNE12-like isoform X2 produces the protein MASNPNEAPADGFLDQILGLPHFAHTDTGLAGSDGGLAGAPMFLHLNSADGAGHLGRIGVGGGGAFHGQVFPLGLSLEQGKGGFLKQEEASGSGKRFREGVVDGRTASVKNPMAGAVAAAAPHPPPMRPRVRARRGQATDPHSIAERLRRERIAERIRALQELVPTVNKTDRAAMLDEIVDYVKFLRLQVKVLTMSRLGGAAAVAPFVIDIPLSSIEDERGESGRSQPAWEKWSNDGTDRHVAKLMEENVGAAMQFLQSKALCIMPISLAKAIYDTQPPDTSSSIVKPETDPTS, from the exons ATGGCTAGTAACCCCAACGAGGCTCCCGCTGATGGTTTCCTCGACCAAATCCTTGGGCTGCCACACTTTGCGCATACTGACACGGGCTTAGCGGGATCAGACGGTGGCTTGGCTGGAGCGCCAATGTTTCTGCACCTCAACTCCGCTGATGGAGCAGGCCATCTCGGACGAATTGGCGTCGGTGGAGGCGGTGCCTTTCACGGACAGGTTTTTCCGTTGGGATTAAGCTTGGAGCAAGGCAAAGGCGGGTTTTTGAAGCAAGAGGAAGCTTCCGGTAGCGGCAAGCGCTTCCGCGAGGGGGTGGTTGATGGCAGAACTGCTTCTGTAAAAAAC CCAATGGCAGGAGCAGTTGCTGCAGCAGCACCACATCCACCGCCCATGCGTCCAAGAGTGCGCGCTAGAAGAGGACAGGCCACGGATCCACACAGCATTGCTGAACGG TTGCGCAGGGAGAGAATTGCTGAAAGAATCAGGGCGTTGCAGGAACTTGTTCCTACTGTTAACAAG ACTGATAGAGCAGCCATGCTTGATGAAATTGTAGATTATGTGAAGTTCCTGAGGCTTCAAGTCAAG GTTTTGACCATGAGTAGGTTGGGGGGAGCTGCTGCAGTGGCACCCTTTGTGATAGACATCCCACTATCCTCAATTGAG GATGAAAGAGGTGAGAGTGGAAGAAGCCAACCAGCATGGGAGAAGTGGTCGAATGATGGCACAGATCGACATGTAGCTAAACTCATGGAAGAAAATGTTGGAGCTGCCATGCAATTCCTTCAATCAAAGGCTCTTTGTATCATGCCTATCTCACTGGCCAAGGCCATTTACGACACACAACCACCAGATACTTCTTCCTCTATTGTTAAGCCTGAAACAGATCCCACTTCATAA